The Macaca fascicularis isolate 582-1 chromosome 12, T2T-MFA8v1.1 genome has a segment encoding these proteins:
- the IFT70A gene encoding intraflagellar transport protein 70A, which produces MAGLSGAQIPDGEFTAVVYRLIRDARYAEAVQLLGRELQRSPRSRAGLSLLGYCYYRLQEFALAAECYEQLGQLHPELEQYRLYQAQALYKACLYPEATRVAFLLLDNPAYHSRVLRLQAAIKYSEGDLPGSRSLVEQLLSGEGGEESGGENETDGQVNLGCLLYKEGQYEAACSKFFAALQASGYQPDLSYNLALAYYSSRQYASALKHIAEIIERGIRQHPELGVGMTTEGFDVRSVGNTLVLHQTALVEAFNLKAAIEYQLRNYEVAQETLTDMPPRAEEELDPVTLHNQALMNMDARPTEGFEKLQFLLQQNPFPPETFGNLLLLYCKYEYFDLAADVLAENAHLTYKFLTPYLYEFLDAVITCQTAPEEAFIKLDGLAGMLTEQLRRLTKQVQEARHNRDDEAIKKAVNEYDETMEKYIPVLMAQAKIYWNLENYPMVEKIFRKSVEFCNDHDVWKLNVAHVLFMQENKYKEAIGFYEPIVKKHYDNILNVSAIVLANLCVSYIMTSQNEEAEELMRKIEKEEEQLSYDDPNRKMYHLCIVNLVIGTLYCAKGNYEFGISRVIKSLEPYNKKLGTDTWYYAKRCFLSLLENMSKHMIVIHDSVIQECVQFLGHCELYGTNIPAVIEQPLEEERMHVGKNTVTDESRQLKALIYEIIGWNK; this is translated from the coding sequence ATGGCGGGCCTGAGCGGCGCGCAGATCCCCGACGGGGAGTTCACCGCAGTAGTGTACCGGCTCATCCGCGATGCCCGCTACGCCGAGGCGGTGCAGCTGCTGGGCCGAGAGCTGCAGCGGAGCCCTAGGAGCCGCGCAGGCCTGTCGCTGCTAGGCTACTGCTACTACCGCCTGCAGGAGTTTGCGCTGGCGGCCGAGTGCTATGAGCAGCTGGGCCAGCTGCACCCGGAACTGGAGCAGTACCGCCTGTACCAGGCCCAGGCCCTGTACAAGGCCTGCCTTTATCCGGAGGCCACCCGGGTCGCCTTCCTTCTCCTGGATAACCCCGCCTACCACAGCCGGGTCCTCCGCCTGCAAGCCGCCATCAAGTACAGTGAGGGTGATCTGCCGGGGTCCAGGAGCCTGGTGGAGCAGCTGctgagtggggaagggggagaagaAAGTGGGGGCGAGAATGAGACCGATGGCCAGGTCAACCTGGGTTGTTTGCTTTACAAGGAGGGACAGTATGAAGCTGCATGCTCCAAGTTTTTTGCCGCCCTGCAGGCTTCGGGCTACCAGCCTGACCTTTCCTACAACCTGGCTTTGGCCTATTACAGCAGCCGACAGTATGCCTCAGCGCTGAAGCATATTGCTGAGATTATTGAGCGTGGCATCCGACAGCACCCTGAGCTAGGTGTGGGCATGACCACTGAGGGCTTTGATGTTCGCAGTGTTGGCAACACCTTAGTCCTGCATCAGACTGCTCTGGTGGAAGCCTTCAACCTTAAGGCAGCTATAGAATACCAACTGAGAAACTATGAGGTAGCCCAAGAAACCCTCACTGACATGCCACCCAGGGCAGAGGAAGAGTTGGACCCTGTGACCCTACACAACCAGGCACTAATGAACATGGATGCCAGGCCTACAGAAGGGTTTGAAAAGCTACAGTTTTTGCTCCAACAGAATCCCTTTCCTCCAGAGACTTTTGGCAACCTGTTGCTGCTCTACTGTAAATATGAGTATTTTGACCTAGCAGCAGATGTCCTGGCAGAAAATGCCCATTTGACGTATAAGTTCCTCACACCCTATCTCTATGAGTTCTTGGATGCCGTGATCACTTGCCAGACAGCTCCTGAAGAGGCTTTCATTAAGCTTGATGGGCTAGCAGGCATGTTGACTGAGCAGCTTCGGAGACTCACCAAGCAAGTACAGGAAGCAAGACACAATAGAGATGATGAAGCTATCAAAAAGGCAGTGAATGAGTATGATGAAACCATGGAGAAGTATATACCCGTGTTGATGGCTCAGGCAAAAATCTACTGGAACCTTGAAAATTATCCAATGGTGGAAAAGATCTTCCGCAAATCTGTGGAATTCTGTAACGACCATGATGTGTGGAAGTTGAATGTGGCTCATGTTCTGTtcatgcaagaaaataaatacaaagaagcCATTGGTTTCTATGAACCCATAGTCAAGAAGCATTATGATAACATCCTGAATGTCAGTGCTATTGTACTGGCTAATCTCTGTGTTTCCTATATTATGACAAGTCAAAATGAAGAAGCAGAGGAGTTGATGAGGAAgattgaaaaggaggaagagcAGCTCTCTTATGATGACCCAAATAGGAAAATGTACCATCTCTGCATTGTGAATTTGGTGATAGGAACTCTTTATTGTGCCAAAGGAAACTATGAGTTTGGTATTTCTCGAGTTATCAAAAGCTTGGAGCCTTATAATAAAAAGCTGGGAACAGATACCTGGTATTATGCCAAAAGATGCTTCCTGTCCTTGTTAGAAAACATGTCAAAACACATGATAGTCATTCATGACAGTGTTATTCAAGAATGTGTCCAGTTTCTAGGACACTGTGAACTTTATGGCACAAACATACCTGCTGTTATTGAACAACccctggaagaagaaagaatgcaTGTTGGGAAGAATACAGTCACAGATGAGTCCAGACAATTGAAAGCTTTGATTTATGAGATCATAGGATGGAATAAGTAG